GGAGATTTACTTCCAAAAGTGAAAGCGGGTGAAAACACCATTTGCTGACGCAGTTGATTGCACAACAGGTTCGACCCGCCAGCTCTGTGGCGACACAGACGGCGACCTCCACGGCAGTCACCGTCAACTCTCATGTCGTTCCATCACGACCTCAGGTAACCCTCTTTTCAATTTTTTACATGCCATGCATCCATAGCCACTGTCTACAAAAGTGTGTGGTGCATAGCTGCATGCAGCCTGGATTATGCATAGAGCGTggagttttcgggaaatatttttcttctcttttttttagggGGGTTTAATCGGATAAATCATGTGCACTAAATTAATGCGAATTCCGGTGataaaaacttccagtatgctgaattcggggagaaattcgGTTCAGTTACTctaactaactgtagtggtttggtacaaactgtgTCGAAAGTGCATTTGCTGcaaaacaagtaagttagtgcattcctacggaCATCCCAGTaaggggaatttgccgggtaaaaatcgggtttcgccCTAAAGAGTCAACCTTCAAATCGGGGTGCATACTCGGGGGAAgagtcgggtaaaaccctaaaaacttcaggctctaattacgCAGTCAGTTAAAGGTTTTGTTAGACTTCAATAAACTATTCTGTCCGCTCATTTCCAAAAAAAAACGCAGGCTAAGCCACGTGCCAGAACCCAGACGAACCGGACCTCTCCCGGACCCGGTCACCAACAAGCCATCATCCACACCCAGACCGCCAACACCCAGACCCAGACATTCCCAGCTCAGCAAATGCAAgcccagcagcagcagcaccatcatcatcagcatcagcaGAATGTTCAGCACCAATTCCAGCATCAAATGCAGCCTCAGCACCAGCACCAGCAGCAGGTACACCACCACCATCCGCAGACAATGCCCAAGGCTGACGCGGCCAATCAGACAGCAGTGGCTCCTCAGCAGGCtgcacagcagcagcagcagcaacaacaacaacaacaacaacaacaacagggcCTTCAGCAtcctcatcaccaccaccaccaccatcaccagcaCCCACCAATACAGCCACGGATCTTACCCGAGATGAAGAGCACGGCGACGCAGAGCATGAAGACGAACGTTCCGATTGAACCGAAACCGGCGCCGCAGCAGAGCCCACATGTGACGACGAGTCACGTGGGCGTCAATCACGGGCCCGGCAATCACGCGCCCACGAGTCACGTACCAACCAGTCACGTGGTGAGCAGTCACGTGACCTCGAGCCACACCACGGCGAACCACGCAGTCGTAGCACCTCAGCAGAAGACGTGCGCAAACGTGCCATCGCCTCCAATCGCGGCACCTCCTCCGACGCAGGTGAAGACGTCGTCAGCCGAGGACAaagttgaggtgaggaaatgtGCGGTACGATATTTTGCGTTCGAATTTTTGCGattttcaaaaaaagaaaaagaaaaattatctCCTGCCACGGAATGAGAAAGCAGAGAATAATTTGAGATGTGCCAAAATAAACTTATGGggtggaaagtaattgttctgagtctggaattCAAATCTGCCTGGGCTTCAAACTTATAGATTTGCAACAACTCCCTTGTGCTAGCATTTGCTCCTTGAAGGGATGATGCACCTTTAATTTTTTGGTGGGCCGACGAATTGTGGTGCATCTTTACCGTAACAGCTTCACCAAACACGGTTGCCGGGTTTTTAACGCGGCTCTtctcaagaaaaaaagaaattgagaaTGTAGTTGaagtgcgcgtgtgtgtgtagCGAAGTGCACCACCGTGGTCTTGGAGGTATTAATGCGCTTTTAagaaattcaaattcaaattgtCGTTTCTACAGACGTTACGCCATGCGCAGGTCTCGGCACCACCTGAGGCGGCCATGCCGTACGACAAGCAAGGAGGACAGCAGGCAGAGAAGATGGATGCCATAAGCAACGGAGGCGCAGTCACACCCCAGATGACCATGCTCACCGCGTCCGAGCCGGTCAACCAGTCACCGCAGAAGGCTGTTGTCAAGCCCAACGTCCTGACGCACGTCATCGAGGGATACATCATTCAGGAGGGACCTGAGCCATTCCccgtgagttttttttttaattcctgtCCCACGGACAGAATGTCCTGTTTTCTGTCTCGCGGAGTAACGCAAAAATACGTACTCGAAGCTTTAATAACGACATCAAAAACATTTACTTTTCCAATTTTTGTCGTCGTCTTTACTTACTCGGTGCGTTTTCCCCCCCAAGGTGAGTCGATCCTCGCTGATCGCCGAGTCCGAATCTCCGAAACCATCCGCCGAAATCAACGGAAAAGTTAACGACGTAGATGGCCTTCAACAAGTTGCTCAAGGTGAGTTCTTCTATGGGATTCTCCTGCTCGTCATCTCGAATAACCTTTGACATTGCCTGTTGACTATGCCTTCCCTCCTCTAACTTTTTTAACTTACACTGTTCGttacaaaggggggggggggggcaaacagTTTGTCGTCTGCAGTAACCTCTCACTCAAAAGTGGTGCACCACAGTCATCCTAACGGTGAATTTGGGAGAATGATTGTAAGCCGAATAAGtagcacatttatttgacaaactgacaaaaaaaagatcGTGAACTGTTCAATTCGAGACCCCTTCCGCTGCTGCGGACGCTTTGTTCGGCTCCGATGAGCATCGAAACCACCAACCGAATTCGCCGTTAGAGATGAGCTACGTCAACGCCATCTAGATTAAACGAGGCCTGACCGCTACTCGAACGTAACATCGTCCCTGGGAGTAGTGACGGTCACAACTTTCCACCTGATGACCacataactagagcctgaagttttagggtctgacccgattcttccccggaATGCGGAATACGCACCCGGAATTGAAGGTTTTGCCTCTTTAGGGCGAAACCAGATTCgttgagacgtctgtaggaacaAACACTAACTTGTTTCACGGCAAATGCAgtttacatcaccgtttgtaccaaaccagtacagttcgttTGAGTAATGGAgctcgatttctccccaaatttagcataccggAAGTTTTTTCCATCAGatatttgcatgaatttagatcacacgtttatttacccagTTTTTACCCCCCCGCCCCGGATCCTTAGGGTTTCACCCTaaggaggcaaccttcaattggggtgcaaattcgaggaAGAAACGGGTTAGACCCTAAAACCTCGGGCTCTAAACATAACCACGAGCTTTCTATGCTCGAAATATAACCTGCAACGTCTGACTAAAGCAGACAGCAACTTGACGTCGcacgtttgcaaaaaaaaaaaagaaagacattaAATTAAAAATACAATAATCAAAATATAGCATTTacaaatttaaaaaatatataaaaataaataaataaatactatgaaaaatattataattattatataattagggcctgactttttagggttaaacccgtatccgcccgatatttaccccccgaacgaaatctgtaaaattcgggtttaacccgaatctacccgaaaacatccgggtcgcgtggcacactcataagcgtgcattaaaataaagtttgataacattgctaaacattagttccatgttaagacaaatttttattaaacagaaaaaaatcacccgaattcctgacgacagaatatgccgtaacgggatttacccgaatacacccgaattttaaaatgaaaaatatcgcccgatatttaccccccgaatttggccaaaaataaaacccgaaaaagtcgggCCCTATATATAATGTTAGCATGGTGATCGAGGAAGAAGTCGCATTGACACGGGCGTTCTTTAGTCTTGAAGGCGTTGGCTATATGTGCACCGCGTCTGCACATCCGAGTCTCACGCACACTAAGCCTTTTTTCTCTGTCTGCACGCTCTCTCTGCACGCCTCTCTTGCAGTTCCCGCCGAGGCAAAGACGGGAGATCACGTTGAATTGGGCACGTGCGAAATGTGTGGCAAACTGGGCACAAAGGCCAAGTTCAAAAAGTCTAAGCGCTTCTGCTCATCTTCTTGCGTCAAGCGCTATAACCTTGCATGCTCTGAGCGGCTGGGCATTTTCACCTTTTCTCTCGAGCCCGATGACGATGACTTTCCAGGTGAGGGACGCTTTCCTTCTCGCcatcttttctctttttcctcctcctcctcctcctcctctttctccaAGCTAAATCCCGTCGGCTTCTGGTGAGGAAACCTGTGTGTCTTCTTCGGAGGCAAAGTCGCTTTATTGCATCTAAAGTGAAAGCACATTTTTGAACTGAGGCCgtagctagggttgccaccaggccggtattataccggcacggccggttatttgcttcctctgccggttgccggtaggaaggtgataccggcagccttttgctggTACTTGTGGCTAAGAccttcataagggcttttacgaggtttttccttcaacattccactgcagcttgaataaatctggagcacagaccaaactccgcagtcaccagtcgttttcttagttattcattattattcattgttattattattaccatcgttattcattacgtcttgtgttcggagggtacaagagcagtggttgtgcaaagctgctCGTGGTTGTGTCGAcccagctagaacgttcctcacccactttccctttcccacgagcctttcctcctttccctctattccacctcctctccctcggccggtatttttcactctgaaaggtggcaaccctagcctGTAGCTTGTGAGGCAGTCTCATATTGTACATTGCAAAACAGCCTCTGTTTAATACGTCTACttttgtgtaaaaaaaaaaaaaaaactaggcaAATGTGGTGCCAAAACTTTGTGGACGATTCTGCAGGTGTATGGTAATGTGGTCACGACTagttcttgcgtctgtgaatGTACCGGTATGTCGCGGAAGGTAAAGGATCTGTTGAGGACGACGGCAGGAGGCCGTGAAGAGTACCGGCACTTCGCAGACGGTAAAGGCTCTGTTGAATGCCTTCCTGGGTTGTTTCTAGTAGTTACGTCGATGCTACCAGAAGAAGTACCTCGTGGGACATTGCTAGGAAAATGCACAAGCAGTGTGCACACGACTTCACAGAAGTAGCGTACATGCATATACTCCTCGAACTTCCTGACTTTAGGGGTAGAAAAGGAAagcaaaaaatggcgtacaagaAAGATCCCAACAACGTTAGCAACGTGCTCGTGCCAACTGCTTCCCAGGACGTTTGAGTTCTGAACAACACTTTTTATTTGGATGATGATGACTACTGAGGTGTTTCATCATGATAGGCAATACTCTGCCCTGTTGCTAGCTGTAGAGTCATCTTTGCATTAACCATGCGAAACTCTCGAAATTTCATCAGGGAAagtgacgaagaagaagaaagttgGAAGGAAAAGTTGGAGGAAACTGCAAGGTGGCCGAACTCCATCGTACAGTACAGACGAATGGGTGAGCATTCAGACCTTCGTACCTTGGTGTCAACGTGTCTCACTCACATTTTATGTCTCACTCTTTGTACTCATCACTGTGACTCACTCGCTGTGACTAGCTCACTTTGATTCATTGTGACTCACTCGCGGTGACTCACTCGCTGTGGCTCACTCGCTGTAACTCACTCACTTCTTCTTTCGTACCTTTCCATGTTCATTTACGGGacgtctaccaacctggaaaaccgggAATTGTCAGTTTTCAATAAATGATTTCTTTTATGAGTGATCTGTAACAAAACGTAAGAGCAGACACCAAGTTCCGTTTTGTTTTGATCGGGGGATTTGCTTGAAATAATCAGCGGAAAGCCGGAAAAGTCGAGGAATCGGAAGGCtacagtttggtagacaccctggttTAATAAGACACATCGAGCAGCTCTACCACTTTACTAAAAAAAATGCTAAAAATATTTCTGCCACAGACGAAGCCACCAGGCCTGGATGGCATTACTCCGACAGAAACTGAGGCAAACGGCGGTAAAGGGGACGTTGAAATGGAGACAGCGGCCGGCGACACCTGTGAGCCGACCTCTGTACCGGAAGGTGCGGTGTCCCCTGCCATCCCATCTCGTGACGAGATGGAGGTGGATGCTCCAGAACCAACTCCAGCTCTGCCAAGCAAGAGCCCACGAACATGGACGGTACGAAGACTCGTTTTGCCGCACTTGCATGCGCAAAACACTTTTGTCACATTATCAGGAATGGGCAGGCGGTTGCGAGGCATGTTTAGACGTTTTAAAGAAGGAAGGACATGCATTGCAATAAGCATTTGTTTGTCAATGTTACGTCGAAAGCTTACGCggcattaaacacacggtggACAATAACAAGTGATACAAAAAAACAAAtttaccaaaaaaaaaacctaaagAAGCGGAAAAAAGTGATGCAAAGCAAAGCATCATATTCAAATCGAGGCACTACTACAAAGCAAAACATGTCATGAAAGCTATGTTGCATGAAGGTGATCTCACAACACTTTTTTGAACTGTGAAATGAACTATGAACATGCTACTTGCTTGATGCCTTTTACCCGTTCCTCCCACCGAGTGATTGGTGAAATGAAGATTATTATCATTACATTATTATTAAGTATCGGTAACAGATGAAGTATAGTTGGCAAGATGGTTCCATATCAGAAAAGTTTTTGGGTGCAGACAACAAAAAGACATGCAAAAGAGACTACGTGCAAACCTTTTGTCCATGGCCCAGCCATCAAGAAGTACACGAcgggcaaaaaaataaaagaatgtCGGATGGAATCGCTGCTACAACAGCTGCCGATCGCCACAGTTGGTCCGcagaattaaaaaaatgaaaatgaaaaagagGGTACCATACTTGTCTACAACCAGCTTCCTTTATCTCGACTCCACAGGTCCAAGAAGTTGCAGACTACATCCAGGAGCTGCCGGGTTGCACAGACTACGCGGAGGAGTTCCGATCGCAGGAAATCGACGGCCAGGCCCTACTTTTGCTCAAAGAAGACCACCTCATGTCCGCCATGAACATCAAGCTCGGCCCAGCGCTCAAGATCTGCGCCAAGATCAACGCCCTCCGCGAGGAGCAGTAGTAGTGCGTCCCGGTGCGCGGTCATCACCGAATGTGTTCTGTGTTGATGAAACCATTGTGTCGTCACGAGCCAATCCAAGCCCAGCACTGTTCCACAGGAGACCTTTCCTACACCTCGCGTTGGCGAACAGAAAAGTGTGACTTCGAGTGCACGATTTAATTTATTTTGCGGTGACTTCGGTAGCGTATGCGCGGCGGAGGAACATTGTGGGTGcgttgtttttttgtgtgtgtttggatGCGTGCCCTTGAAGGTCGCGTTGTagaccatgtaaaaaaaaaagattccgaCGGAGAGCAGCTTCTTGAGGTTAACTGTTGTAACGCCTTTGCACGTTTTCTTGGAACTATGTACATAGACTCTTTTCTTTGGAACCTGGTTAGAGGTTTTATGACGTGATCGTTTTTCGTTTCGGTCCCAGACTTGTAAATTAAATTAAGATTTACTCTGTGCAGGATGTACATGAAgccttatttctttttttattacgcTGCAGCCATAGCTCTGACCTAAGTTTAGAAAAATCGGATACCCCGTATTTATTGTCACAGTGGCAAAGAGATGTTATGTAATTATGTACTAAATATGCTTTTGAAGATGTTAATAAAACGTCCTCCTCTTTATAATATTGTACACGTTTGAAATGTCACTTTTCTTTTCCCCGTACCAGGCCTTTATGGTGGCATAACGCCAAATTGATGTTTCGTAGTTGTTAACGTTTGAACCGAGACTGGAATTTAACGCTTAAATCCGCTTCGCTAGAGTGAGTTATTGTCACCGAAACAATCATCacatcaccaactaacgtttgtaaaagaGAATTGAGTGTTCACTTCAAGTTTTAGTAAACCTTGATCTTGGCTCGAAGTTAAGCAGCGTCGGTGAAACCAGTCCTAAGTGTTGTGCATTCAACAGAGCGGCTCGGCATCAGGTGTTCACATGAAATGCGAGGGGCAGTCTCTTTATTGTCTCCCCAAGAAACCTGCTTTTCtgcccgattttaccctgttttggAGCTGCTGAAATAAAACACTTGTCAGCTTCAGCAAGAGGAGGTTACAGTCTTGCATCAAAATCTACCCTCTCTCGGGACTCAATCCTGCTGTTGGTAAGCTCATGGTTTGTCGTCGTCTGCAACCAATGTTGCCCAGTTGGTAAGTTAAGTCGCTTGTGGCCCACAAACAATTTTTGTGTCGGCCTGTGTCAGATCTCCATACAAATGTGAGTGTGTGATTGTTGCCTGTAGCTAAACGGTACATCAACTGGCAGTGTGGCTATCCTCACCGCTCAAGATAGTGCCAAGGTTGGGCTGAAGACTGGAGGATAGCAAgtttgaatcctaccactggctgcaCTGTCTGAGGCTTTTGCTGCAGACTTCCGAGTCTGATGTGAGCAAAGTTTccactgaagtcagcccagggagCACATTTACTCCCATGTCTCTCattcattcctgctgtcctcgcgccatctgtccacgtgtgtTCACGCCTCTCAAACTTCTTCTTCGTAACATGAAACGCGAAGTGCAGTTACAGATTGGAAACGCATTTTCCTCGATCTCAAGCAATACAGACATCCAATCATGCAGTGGACCTTTTTCACTCTCTCATTGTATACTAccggctgtccagcgaaacacgatcgGCGCGCGCCACAGCTGGCGCCATCTATTAAATATGTAGGGAACCCTCTTCGGCACCATtagggtcacagagcatgcgcagagccAACTGAAAAGACGAAAGAAACTGTATAGCCCGCCATAGAAACTGCAACTGAAAGACTCCCGGCATTGACGTCGAAAGGTCGAAAGTCCCTCGCCACAGGATTGCAGGTGCATGTTGTGATTACACTAATCAATATCCACCACCGTTCACGTCCCGAATCTACCTGATACGCGATCAGAAGGATCAGAAGCCTGCGCCGCAGCTGGCCGCAGCCATCGTCTCAACTGCTCCAAATTCCGATCCTCCCAACTCGAGAAGAAATCCATCGGCAGCAACATCATCTGTACGAGACTAATGTTTACACCCATTCGCGTCAACGCTCACGCTATCAATGACGCTATCCTTCGGTAGCATATGCATGTGGGACACAACAAAACTGACAAAACCAACAACAATTCGCCCACTCTCGTGCTCGCATTGGCACGATAGACTTCTGCTACATGACGTTAATCCATGAGCGTCACACAaatgcacacaaaaaaagttgTGCGTATTTTCTCGTAACAATTACGCTCGACCCGGTAGGTCATCCTTTTTCGCTTGGTGCAATGTCTCTGCATGATACTGAACCGAAGGCGTGCGTCAGAGTAATTTGCAGCAGACAGTCATGCAGGTGTTAAATTAAACCGGGAAAATGGCTTACGAGTACCTGCCTTTAGAGGTATGTATGAACCTACCCTGACCCGAGACAACCATATTTGTATTTGCAACTTTTGCCATATATGTTACAACTGGAAATTTTATGTGACAAGTTTTTCTCCATCCTTTCAGATATTAAGGAAGATCTTCTTGTACTTGAATGTTCCTGACAGGCTTTCTGCAAGTGCTGTATGCCAGCAGTGGTACAGAGCGGTCCTTGACGGAC
This sequence is a window from Ornithodoros turicata isolate Travis chromosome 10, ASM3712646v1, whole genome shotgun sequence. Protein-coding genes within it:
- the LOC135369968 gene encoding polyhomeotic-like protein 2 isoform X4 codes for the protein MVSTQTVMPPPAPPPPVSTSMSIQQPVNNSPSPVGVIAGAANSVAAVSQVHSHVTTSVQQPLSQSPISMAQTSINVHQGPISVPHSQISMPQHSSTCTVIPQQTIQSMAQSQLQPVQVIQQPLHNHAYLPQLYSAAQQQMLLPGNLTLGHHGMSALQGINLQLQGKPHGSPVDPTKAGQPGQHATATATIIPAVSIAGMAQTGAKGVQGVTISSAPTLVSSNGQLVAGGKPCLPGGQMLAKGATAMMGPAGYVPSTSTAAQHQHNPQHQQTLVINHLGLLSSHQGLLPAQPTQGAKAMEQQKGKPYCDVLSFPGQMVKHAPMMSQKVPTSYSQVMSQQTPLQPKSPLLTTQATAGGPTQVQQGAGVTTAQVLNPNQFKQLQQGSQHQLISSQPPATVISQAQLLGSLQALNATFPHGITWANPGQLQSPTAALLTAQNPIYIRSQQPDMFLQQGGATLHAVPVAAPVAPPQQQQQPQQVAPQPQPQQAPPIQPQPQPQQQQAIQPQQHPHQQHPQQQQQQHKPKQVRPASSVATQTATSTAVTVNSHVVPSRPQAKPRARTQTNRTSPGPGHQQAIIHTQTANTQTQTFPAQQMQAQQQQHHHHQHQQNVQHQFQHQMQPQHQHQQQVHHHHPQTMPKADAANQTAVAPQQAAQQQQQQQQQQQQQQQGLQHPHHHHHHHHQHPPIQPRILPEMKSTATQSMKTNVPIEPKPAPQQSPHVTTSHVGVNHGPGNHAPTSHVPTSHVVSSHVTSSHTTANHAVVAPQQKTCANVPSPPIAAPPPTQVKTSSAEDKVETLRHAQVSAPPEAAMPYDKQGGQQAEKMDAISNGGAVTPQMTMLTASEPVNQSPQKAVVKPNVLTHVIEGYIIQEGPEPFPVSRSSLIAESESPKPSAEINGKVNDVDGLQQVAQVPAEAKTGDHVELGTCEMCGKLGTKAKFKKSKRFCSSSCVKRYNLACSERLGIFTFSLEPDDDDFPGKVTKKKKVGRKSWRKLQGGRTPSYSTDEWTKPPGLDGITPTETEANGGKGDVEMETAAGDTCEPTSVPEGAVSPAIPSRDEMEVDAPEPTPALPSKSPRTWTVQEVADYIQELPGCTDYAEEFRSQEIDGQALLLLKEDHLMSAMNIKLGPALKICAKINALREEQ
- the LOC135369968 gene encoding polyhomeotic-like protein 2 isoform X1, with translation MVSTQTVMPPPAPPPPVSTSMSIQQPVNNSPSPVGVIAGAANSVAAVSQVHSHVTTSVQQPLSQSPISMAQTSINVHQGPISVPHSQISMPQHSSTCTVIPQQTIQSMAQSQLQPVNNGYKNWNTMDKDFAADQETPSCFQVQVIQQPLHNHAYLPQLYSAAQQQMLLPGNLTLGHHGMSALQGINLQLQGKPHGSPVDPTKAGQPGQHATATATIIPAVSIAGMAQTGAKGVQGVTISSAPTLVSSNGQLVAGGKPCLPGGQMLAKGATAMMGPAGYVPSTSTAAQHQHNPQHQQTLVINHLGLLSSHQGLLPAQPTQGAKAMEQQKGKPYCDVLSFPGQMVKHAPMMSQKVPTSYSQVMSQQTPLQPKSPLLTTQATAGGPTQVQQGAGVTTAQVLNPNQFKQLQQGSQHQLISSQPPATVISQAQLLGSLQALNATFPHGITWANPGQLQSPTAALLTAQNPIYIRSQQPDMFLQQGGATLHAVPVAAPVAPPQQQQQPQQVAPQPQPQQAPPIQPQPQPQQQQAIQPQQHPHQQHPQQQQQQHKPKQVRPASSVATQTATSTAVTVNSHVVPSRPQAKPRARTQTNRTSPGPGHQQAIIHTQTANTQTQTFPAQQMQAQQQQHHHHQHQQNVQHQFQHQMQPQHQHQQQVHHHHPQTMPKADAANQTAVAPQQAAQQQQQQQQQQQQQQQGLQHPHHHHHHHHQHPPIQPRILPEMKSTATQSMKTNVPIEPKPAPQQSPHVTTSHVGVNHGPGNHAPTSHVPTSHVVSSHVTSSHTTANHAVVAPQQKTCANVPSPPIAAPPPTQVKTSSAEDKVETLRHAQVSAPPEAAMPYDKQGGQQAEKMDAISNGGAVTPQMTMLTASEPVNQSPQKAVVKPNVLTHVIEGYIIQEGPEPFPVSRSSLIAESESPKPSAEINGKVNDVDGLQQVAQVPAEAKTGDHVELGTCEMCGKLGTKAKFKKSKRFCSSSCVKRYNLACSERLGIFTFSLEPDDDDFPGKVTKKKKVGRKSWRKLQGGRTPSYSTDEWTKPPGLDGITPTETEANGGKGDVEMETAAGDTCEPTSVPEGAVSPAIPSRDEMEVDAPEPTPALPSKSPRTWTVQEVADYIQELPGCTDYAEEFRSQEIDGQALLLLKEDHLMSAMNIKLGPALKICAKINALREEQ
- the LOC135369968 gene encoding polyhomeotic-like protein 3 isoform X5 gives rise to the protein MVSTQTVMPPPAPPPPVSTSMSIQQPVNNSPSPVGVIAGAANSVAAVSQVHSHVTTSVQQPLSQSPISMAQTSINVHQGPISVPHSQISMPQHSSTCTVIPQQTIQSMAQSQLQPVNNGYKNWNTMDKDFAADQETPSCFQVQVIQQPLHNHAYLPQLYSAAQQQMLLPGNLTLGHHGMSALQGINLQLQGKPHGSPVDPTKAGQPGQHATATATIIPAVSIAGMAQTGAKGVQGVTISSAPTLVSSNGQLVAGGKPCLPGGQMLAKGATAMMGPAGYVPSTSTAAQHQHNPQHQQTLVINHLGLLSSHQGLLPAQPTQGAKAMEQQKGKPYVMSQQTPLQPKSPLLTTQATAGGPTQVQQGAGVTTAQVLNPNQFKQLQQGSQHQLISSQPPATVISQAQLLGSLQALNATFPHGITWANPGQLQSPTAALLTAQNPIYIRSQQPDMFLQQGGATLHAVPVAAPVAPPQQQQQPQQVAPQPQPQQAPPIQPQPQPQQQQAIQPQQHPHQQHPQQQQQQHKPKQVRPASSVATQTATSTAVTVNSHVVPSRPQAKPRARTQTNRTSPGPGHQQAIIHTQTANTQTQTFPAQQMQAQQQQHHHHQHQQNVQHQFQHQMQPQHQHQQQVHHHHPQTMPKADAANQTAVAPQQAAQQQQQQQQQQQQQQQGLQHPHHHHHHHHQHPPIQPRILPEMKSTATQSMKTNVPIEPKPAPQQSPHVTTSHVGVNHGPGNHAPTSHVPTSHVVSSHVTSSHTTANHAVVAPQQKTCANVPSPPIAAPPPTQVKTSSAEDKVETLRHAQVSAPPEAAMPYDKQGGQQAEKMDAISNGGAVTPQMTMLTASEPVNQSPQKAVVKPNVLTHVIEGYIIQEGPEPFPVSRSSLIAESESPKPSAEINGKVNDVDGLQQVAQVPAEAKTGDHVELGTCEMCGKLGTKAKFKKSKRFCSSSCVKRYNLACSERLGIFTFSLEPDDDDFPGKVTKKKKVGRKSWRKLQGGRTPSYSTDEWTKPPGLDGITPTETEANGGKGDVEMETAAGDTCEPTSVPEGAVSPAIPSRDEMEVDAPEPTPALPSKSPRTWTVQEVADYIQELPGCTDYAEEFRSQEIDGQALLLLKEDHLMSAMNIKLGPALKICAKINALREEQ
- the LOC135369968 gene encoding polyhomeotic-like protein 3 isoform X3 encodes the protein MVSTQTVMPPPAPPPPVSTSMSIQQPVNNSPSPVGVIAGAANSVAAVSQVHSHVTTSVQQPLSQSPISMAQTSINVHQGPISVPHSQISMPQHSSTCTVIPQQTIQSMAQSQLQPVNNGYKNWNTMDKDFAADQETPSCFQVQVIQQPLHNHAYLPQLYSAAQQQMLLPGNLTLGHHGMSALQGINLQLQGKPHGSPVDPTKAGQPGQHATATATIIPAVSIAGMAQTGAKGVQGVTISSAPTLVSSNGQLVAGGKPCLPGGQMLAKGATAMMGPAGYVPSTSTAAQHQHNPQHQQTLVINHLGLLSSHQGLLPAQPTQGAKAMEQQKGKPYMVKHAPMMSQKVPTSYSQVMSQQTPLQPKSPLLTTQATAGGPTQVQQGAGVTTAQVLNPNQFKQLQQGSQHQLISSQPPATVISQAQLLGSLQALNATFPHGITWANPGQLQSPTAALLTAQNPIYIRSQQPDMFLQQGGATLHAVPVAAPVAPPQQQQQPQQVAPQPQPQQAPPIQPQPQPQQQQAIQPQQHPHQQHPQQQQQQHKPKQVRPASSVATQTATSTAVTVNSHVVPSRPQAKPRARTQTNRTSPGPGHQQAIIHTQTANTQTQTFPAQQMQAQQQQHHHHQHQQNVQHQFQHQMQPQHQHQQQVHHHHPQTMPKADAANQTAVAPQQAAQQQQQQQQQQQQQQQGLQHPHHHHHHHHQHPPIQPRILPEMKSTATQSMKTNVPIEPKPAPQQSPHVTTSHVGVNHGPGNHAPTSHVPTSHVVSSHVTSSHTTANHAVVAPQQKTCANVPSPPIAAPPPTQVKTSSAEDKVETLRHAQVSAPPEAAMPYDKQGGQQAEKMDAISNGGAVTPQMTMLTASEPVNQSPQKAVVKPNVLTHVIEGYIIQEGPEPFPVSRSSLIAESESPKPSAEINGKVNDVDGLQQVAQVPAEAKTGDHVELGTCEMCGKLGTKAKFKKSKRFCSSSCVKRYNLACSERLGIFTFSLEPDDDDFPGKVTKKKKVGRKSWRKLQGGRTPSYSTDEWTKPPGLDGITPTETEANGGKGDVEMETAAGDTCEPTSVPEGAVSPAIPSRDEMEVDAPEPTPALPSKSPRTWTVQEVADYIQELPGCTDYAEEFRSQEIDGQALLLLKEDHLMSAMNIKLGPALKICAKINALREEQ